The following are encoded in a window of Phocoena phocoena chromosome 2, mPhoPho1.1, whole genome shotgun sequence genomic DNA:
- the LOC136119353 gene encoding oocyte-expressed protein homolog yields the protein MVDNTGATEARGDGLLGFPLPPPRIRSRPWWFPAQELKNPLVFSLEACMTNSIFGPDRAVVPEMEWMSQALLTVDAVHAGKLVEITVFGRPAVQRRVKSVLLSLVSSHREQHARAENMEQLEEFLKAQAPGPQVPQSTVA from the coding sequence ATGGTCGACAACACGGGCGCCACCGAGGCCCGGGGGGACGGACTGCTGGGGTTCCCACTTCCGCCACCACGGATTCGCTCCCGGCCGTGGTGGTTTCCTGCGCAGGAGCTGAAGAACCCGCTGGTGTTTTCTTTGGAGGCGTGTATGACCAACTCGATCTTCGGCCCAGACCGAGCCGTGGTTCCGGAAATGGAGTGGATGAGCCAGGCCCTGCTGACGGTGGACGCAGTTCACGCCGGGAAGTTGGTGGAAATCACCGTCTTCGGGCGGCCAGCTGTCCAGCGCCGGGTGAAGAGCGTGCTCCTGAGCCTGGTGTCGAGTCACCGGGAGCAGCACGCCCGAGCTGAGAACATGGAACAACTCGAGGAGTTCTTGAAGGCCCAGGCACCAGGTCCCCAGGTCCCCCAGAGTACTGTTGCATAA